The Anastrepha ludens isolate Willacy chromosome 2, idAnaLude1.1, whole genome shotgun sequence genome contains a region encoding:
- the LOC128870631 gene encoding dual specificity protein kinase Ttk isoform X1 translates to MSFHYPRRVKDLPALEPDSDEDDLNKQPSKDELQNVTSRNNSGVVGAPSKSFGAFSNMRMFPKRSSELPALDSDESEEEENPKTDNLNCAILNDSFIMSPADSSVLKTPGPQPAVKEKRDVDSPSFLSEFHTLGIRTEDKENEEEPPLPSVDSLQPSAASTARKTHPSRTDTSCPLQSIQEDIVANENTGREINRANVGSRALGVLQRFHSDPTTQQHAKPVDLETPLRKNSSASVGPPSDVSIAPTNSQTADAQFATPQVRSFSVQRRPRGLCSTQSQKTRSALANEFRSQKVLFQTPMAITRAPVMCLPNDSITLSLCDSINGTRNTPNTAENTPLGDQRNVKDQQSQKVKSKKSLESAFCASEKPEESKEKQQSNMVTQEKSASADEKDGILRINNADYTIVKKIGCGGSSSVYLAQRNADGKECALKVVDLRGDPVVVEGYLNETKLLAKLQGNVCVVALYEYQLLRKESRLYLVMEKGDSDLHKILQTYTTNLPLYVLMNFWYQMLQAVNYIHQNGVIHSDLKPANFLMINGRLKLIDFGIASNIALDSTSIIKFSQAGTFNYISPEALTDTSTGSSPMRSNQPKIKISTKSDVWSLGCILFLLLYKRTPFSHIKNIYAKINAITSPTTTIEYPTIPLYYPAMLVHMAKNCLQHNPKKRPSCAELLQYPFNMVIPIQNLAVPSVVKEAN, encoded by the exons ATGTCTTTTCATTATCCGCGTAGAGTGAAAGATTTGCCTGCCTTGGAACCAGACTCTGATGAAGACGATCTCAATAA acAGCCGAGCAAAGATGAGCTCCAAAATGTTACCTCTCGAAATAATTCAGGTGTGGTTGGTGCTCCTTCAAAGAGCTTTGGGGCTTTCAGTAATATGCGAATGTT CCCCAAGCGCAGCTCGGAATTACCAGCACTGGATTCAGATGAATCCGAAGAAGAGGAGAACCCAAAAACTGACAATCTCAATTGCGCTATTTTAAACGATTCATTTATCATGAGCCCTGCCGACAGTTCTGTACTAAAAACACCTGGCCCACAACCAGCAGTTAAGGAAAAGCGTGATGTCGATAGTCCATCATTCCTTTCGGAATTTCATACGTTGGGTATTCGTACAGAGGACAAAGAAAATGAAGAAGAGCCACCGCTGCCTTCGGTTGACAGTTTACAACCAAGTGCCGCCAGTACAGCCAGAAAAACACATCCAAGTCGAACAGATACGTCGTGCCCGCTACAAAGCATACAAGAGGACATAGTGGCTAACGAAAACACTGGCAGGGAAATCAACCGTGCCAATGTTGGTAGCAGAGCATTGGGTGTATTGCAGCGTTTTCACTCGGATCCCACAACGCAGCAGCACGCAAAGCCCGTAGATTTAGAAACTCCCCTTCGAAAAAATAGCAGTGCATCAGTTGGTCCGCCATCTGACGTTTCCATAGCACCCACAAATAGCCAAACTGCTGACGCACAATTCGCCACCCCACAAGTACGCTCTTTCTCTGTTCAACGGAGACCTCGTGGCTTGTGTTCAACCCAATCGCAAAAAACGCGTTCAGCGCTAGCAAATGAATTCCGCTCtcagaaggtgctgtttcaaaCGCCAATGGCTATAACGCGCGCACCCGTTATGTGCCTTCCCAATGATAGTATTACTCTATCACTTTGTGATAGCATAAACGGAACGAGAAACACACCTAATACTGCTGAAAACACGCCACTCGGTGACCAGCGAAATGTCAAAGACCAACAGTCACAAAAGGTGAAGTCAAAAAAGTCATTAGAGAGTGCATTCTGTGCATCAGAAAAGCCAGAAGAATCAAAGGAAAAGCAGCAATCGAACATGGTAACGCAAGAAAAGAGCGCTTCAGCAGATGAAAAAGATGGAATTTTGCGAATTAATAATGCAGATTACACAATTGTGAAGAAAATTGGATGTGGCGGGTCTAGTTCTGTATACTTGGCGCAGAGAAATGCTGATGGAAAAGAGTGCGcattaaaa gttGTTGATTTACGGGGTGATCCAGTTGTGGTTGAAGGCTACCTCAACGAAACCAAATTGTTGGCAAAACTTCAAGGCAATGTCTGTGTGGTCGCTCTCTATGAGTA TCAACTTTTGCGGAAAGAATCTCGACTCTATCTGGTTATGGAAAAAGGCGACTCAGATCTGCACAAGATTTTGCAAACATATACCACAAATCTGCCATTATACGTACTTATGAATTTTTGGTATCAAATGTTGCAAGCAGTCAACTACATACACCAAAATG GTGTTATTCATTCAGACCTGAAACCCGCCAACTTCTTGATGATTAATGGCCGTTTAAAACTAATAGACTTTGGTATTGCCAGCAACATTGCACTGGACTCAACAAGTATTATAAAGTTCTCACAAGCCGGTACGTTTAATTACATTAGCCCGGAAGCACTTACCGACACATCAACTGGATCTAGTCCGATGCGCAGTAATCAGCCAAAGATAAAG ATATCAACCAAATCTGATGTTTGGTCGCTTGGCTGTATACTATTCCTGCTACTTTATAAACGCACACCTTTCTCGCATATTAAAAACATCTATGCCAAAATTAATGCAATTACAAGTCCGACGACAACCATCGAGTATCCAACCATACCACTCTATTATCCAGCAATGCTTGtccat ATGGCAAAAAATTGCCTGCAGCATAATCCAAAAAAACGTCCCTCTTGCGCTGAACTATTGCAGTATCCTTTTAATATGGTAATACCGATACAAAATTTAGCGGTACCATCTGTGGTTAAAGAGGCAAACTAA
- the LOC128870631 gene encoding dual specificity protein kinase Ttk isoform X2, translating into MSFHYPRRVKDLPALEPDSDEDDLNKQPSKDELQNVTSRNNSGVVGAPSKSFGAFSNMRMFPKRSSELPALDSDESEEEENPKTDNLNCAILNDSFIMSPADSSVLKTPGPQPAVKEKRDVDSPSFLSEFHTLGIRTEDKENEEEPPLPSVDSLQPSAASTARKTHPSRTDTSCPLQSIQEDIVANENTGREINRANVGSRALGVLQRFHSDPTTQQHAKPVDLETPLRKNSSASVGPPSDVSIAPTNSQTADAQFATPQVRSFSVQRRPRGLCSTQSQKTRSALANEFRSQKVLFQTPMAITRAPVMCLPNDSITLSLCDSINGTRNTPNTAENTPLGDQRNVKDQQSQKVKSKKSLESAFCASEKPEESKEKQQSNMVTQEKSASADEKDGILRINNADYTIVKKIGCGGSSSVYLAQRNADGKECALKVVDLRGDPVVVEGYLNETKLLAKLQGNVCVVALYEYQLLRKESRLYLVMEKGDSDLHKILQTYTTNLPLYVLMNFWYQMLQAVNYIHQNDLKPANFLMINGRLKLIDFGIASNIALDSTSIIKFSQAGTFNYISPEALTDTSTGSSPMRSNQPKIKISTKSDVWSLGCILFLLLYKRTPFSHIKNIYAKINAITSPTTTIEYPTIPLYYPAMLVHMAKNCLQHNPKKRPSCAELLQYPFNMVIPIQNLAVPSVVKEAN; encoded by the exons ATGTCTTTTCATTATCCGCGTAGAGTGAAAGATTTGCCTGCCTTGGAACCAGACTCTGATGAAGACGATCTCAATAA acAGCCGAGCAAAGATGAGCTCCAAAATGTTACCTCTCGAAATAATTCAGGTGTGGTTGGTGCTCCTTCAAAGAGCTTTGGGGCTTTCAGTAATATGCGAATGTT CCCCAAGCGCAGCTCGGAATTACCAGCACTGGATTCAGATGAATCCGAAGAAGAGGAGAACCCAAAAACTGACAATCTCAATTGCGCTATTTTAAACGATTCATTTATCATGAGCCCTGCCGACAGTTCTGTACTAAAAACACCTGGCCCACAACCAGCAGTTAAGGAAAAGCGTGATGTCGATAGTCCATCATTCCTTTCGGAATTTCATACGTTGGGTATTCGTACAGAGGACAAAGAAAATGAAGAAGAGCCACCGCTGCCTTCGGTTGACAGTTTACAACCAAGTGCCGCCAGTACAGCCAGAAAAACACATCCAAGTCGAACAGATACGTCGTGCCCGCTACAAAGCATACAAGAGGACATAGTGGCTAACGAAAACACTGGCAGGGAAATCAACCGTGCCAATGTTGGTAGCAGAGCATTGGGTGTATTGCAGCGTTTTCACTCGGATCCCACAACGCAGCAGCACGCAAAGCCCGTAGATTTAGAAACTCCCCTTCGAAAAAATAGCAGTGCATCAGTTGGTCCGCCATCTGACGTTTCCATAGCACCCACAAATAGCCAAACTGCTGACGCACAATTCGCCACCCCACAAGTACGCTCTTTCTCTGTTCAACGGAGACCTCGTGGCTTGTGTTCAACCCAATCGCAAAAAACGCGTTCAGCGCTAGCAAATGAATTCCGCTCtcagaaggtgctgtttcaaaCGCCAATGGCTATAACGCGCGCACCCGTTATGTGCCTTCCCAATGATAGTATTACTCTATCACTTTGTGATAGCATAAACGGAACGAGAAACACACCTAATACTGCTGAAAACACGCCACTCGGTGACCAGCGAAATGTCAAAGACCAACAGTCACAAAAGGTGAAGTCAAAAAAGTCATTAGAGAGTGCATTCTGTGCATCAGAAAAGCCAGAAGAATCAAAGGAAAAGCAGCAATCGAACATGGTAACGCAAGAAAAGAGCGCTTCAGCAGATGAAAAAGATGGAATTTTGCGAATTAATAATGCAGATTACACAATTGTGAAGAAAATTGGATGTGGCGGGTCTAGTTCTGTATACTTGGCGCAGAGAAATGCTGATGGAAAAGAGTGCGcattaaaa gttGTTGATTTACGGGGTGATCCAGTTGTGGTTGAAGGCTACCTCAACGAAACCAAATTGTTGGCAAAACTTCAAGGCAATGTCTGTGTGGTCGCTCTCTATGAGTA TCAACTTTTGCGGAAAGAATCTCGACTCTATCTGGTTATGGAAAAAGGCGACTCAGATCTGCACAAGATTTTGCAAACATATACCACAAATCTGCCATTATACGTACTTATGAATTTTTGGTATCAAATGTTGCAAGCAGTCAACTACATACACCAAAATG ACCTGAAACCCGCCAACTTCTTGATGATTAATGGCCGTTTAAAACTAATAGACTTTGGTATTGCCAGCAACATTGCACTGGACTCAACAAGTATTATAAAGTTCTCACAAGCCGGTACGTTTAATTACATTAGCCCGGAAGCACTTACCGACACATCAACTGGATCTAGTCCGATGCGCAGTAATCAGCCAAAGATAAAG ATATCAACCAAATCTGATGTTTGGTCGCTTGGCTGTATACTATTCCTGCTACTTTATAAACGCACACCTTTCTCGCATATTAAAAACATCTATGCCAAAATTAATGCAATTACAAGTCCGACGACAACCATCGAGTATCCAACCATACCACTCTATTATCCAGCAATGCTTGtccat ATGGCAAAAAATTGCCTGCAGCATAATCCAAAAAAACGTCCCTCTTGCGCTGAACTATTGCAGTATCCTTTTAATATGGTAATACCGATACAAAATTTAGCGGTACCATCTGTGGTTAAAGAGGCAAACTAA
- the LOC128870606 gene encoding ribosome-binding protein 1 isoform X2 — MMDLHLLVIITCVFLASLLSLLFINKFFRRKTFEEIVAEKKALTDKIYAQSKVAIKKSKKQQPTKKDLKREKKKLQREQQKENTEQEDSDAQSEQPSVEDEPQGLSKSHVEFDPDPEVIVGATPEAVRRSSMAEREKENLSGGNSKQKSKKEKKGKSSGILVNKNEPVVVRENLVIEEPANTFEAKQPKDILELKKHEKKDTNKKEKNVKKEKNVAVEKPVSVVVEQQQQPVVEPIAHAHVAKELKQQDDKTRQGSPKTHAAQNGSGSNKTTKQQNKKQNKETAATKELVLALDKLSESDTIGVSLLMNLFRRAELNRSEIQILIDYLLNKQQDTPATHSEWSDDICQKLKRQLEEKEKALAEEQESSMGIQAKLRELRTEINAERAQLNATVKVYVDKIQSKEQEITALNQEMQVLNDKFAQERKQFQAKLLLEKQSGSQDLFAQLQRIQSELGHKDKCINDLTCLVNACNQANEELKQQVSLLEQQREELEQISNNRIFELEKAKALEIENAECKLELHNLQNAHESVKTDLAQARQELETSAARNTELAGNQNQLVALQLKNDELLQQLAGINSKAVEQSMEQSGLQSTLDALKSQLADKENQLADFNAKNSVLLQQLKGLEMQTQLNTQNHYDLQKFIETLQHDVANKHQQLQQVEQTVEKLSSREKELLQQLHEQKEKNDQQQQLFAASQKQQSSATANAAAVSSNEEKHVREIFQRLYPEAVNACASTALSASFEQWVEQILATQLKLAAASKAAGSSFNKSTQSSSSNSSSVNHTPSTHINNNSHNDNLTNNSNNRISNNSSEEGGSSGGGGNDDDAGELRLQNTQLRAKVDELTKLVTKTSNTLSALEGHARQEHEKWQSILLSKEEEISRLQHSNGAQDI; from the exons ATGATGGACTTGCACTTATTGGTTATAATCACCTGCGTCTTTCTCGCCTCTCTCTTGTCGCttctttttattaacaaatttttccGTCGCAAAACATTCGAGGAGATCGTTGCCGAAAAGAAGGCACTAACTGATAAAATTTATGCTCAGAGCAAAGTCGCTATAAAGAAGTCGAAAAAACAACAACCTACAAAGAAAGATCTGAAACGTGAAAAGAAAAAGCTACAGCGTGAACAGCAGAAGGAAAATACTGAGCAAGAGGACTCCGATGCACAATCCGAACAGCCATCCGTGGAGGATGAGCCTCAGGGCTTATCTAAATCTCACGTTGAATTCGATCCAGATCCAGAAGTGATTGTTGGCGCTACACCAGAAGCTGTAAGACGCTCTAGTATGGCTGAGCGAGAGAAAGAGAATTTAAGTGGTGGCAACTCGAAGCAGAAATCGAAGAAGGAAAAGAAGGGCAAGTCATCGGGTATTTTGGTCAACAAGAATGAGCCGGTAGTAGTGCGTGAGAATTTGGTGATCGAGGAGCCCGCAAATACGTTCGAAGCGAAACAACCCAAGGATATACTTGAGTTAAAGAAGCATGAGAAGAAGGATACTAACAAGAAGGAGAAGAAtgtcaagaaagaaaaaaatgtcgcaGTTGAAAAACCAGTTTCAGTAGTTGttgaacagcaacaacagccagTAGTCGAACCCATTGCACATGCGCATGTGGCTAAGGAGCTGAAACAGCAGGATGATAAGACTCGTCAAGGTTCACCGAAGACGCATGCAGCACAAAACGGTAGCGGCAGCAACAAAACCACCaagcagcaaaacaaaaagcagaACAAAGAAACTGCCGCCACCAAAGAGTTAGTACTTGCACTTGATAAGCTCTCCGAATCTGATACGATTGGCGTTTCGTTGCTCATGAATCTCTTCCGCCGTGCTGAACTCAATCGTTCAGAGATCCAGATCCTTATCGATTATCTACTAAATAAGCAGCAGGACACACCCGCAACACACTCGGAGTGGTCTGATGATATATGCCAGAAATTGAAACGTCAAttggaagaaaaagaaaaggccTTAGCCGAAGAACAGGAATCTTCTATGGGAATACAGGCCAAATTGCGTGAATTACGCACGGAAATCAATGCTGAACGCGCACAGTTGAATGCCACGGTCAAGGTATATGTTGATAAAATCCAGTCCAAGGAGCAAGAAATAACCGCACTCAATCAGGAAATGCAAGTTTTGAATGATAAATTCGCTCAGGAGCGCAAACAATTCCAGGCCAAGCTTCTACTTGAGAAACAAAGCGGTTCACAAGATTTGTTCGCACAACTGCAACGCATTCAAAGCGAGTTGGGGCACAAGGACAAATGTATCAATGATCTGACTTGCTTGGTGAACGCATGTAACCAGGCAAACGAAGAGCTTAAACAGCAAGTAAGTCTCCTCGAACAGCAACGCGAAGAACTCGAACAAATCTCGAATAATCGTATTTTTGAACTAGAAAAAGCAAAAGCCCTTGAAATCGAAAACGCCGAATGTAAACTAGAATTACATAATTTGCAAAACGCGCACGAATCGGTCAAGACCGATTTGGCGCAAGCACGCCAAGAACTCGAAACGTCTGCGGCGCGAAACACTGAATTGGCAGGCAATCAAAACCAGTTGGTTGCATTGCAGTTAAAGAACGATGAGCTGTTGCAGCAATTGGCCGGTATCAATAGCAAAGCAGTGGAGCAGTCCATGGAGCAATCTGGTTTGCAATCAACACTCGATGCACTCAAGTCGCAATTGGCCGACAAGGAAAACCAATTGGCtgattttaatgcaaaaaattctGTTTTGCTACAGCAATTGAAAGGATTAGAAATGCAAACGCAACTTAATACACAAAACCATTATGATTTGCAGAAGTTTATTGAGACTTTGCAACACGATGTCGCAAATAAGCACCAACAATTGCAACAGGTCGAACAGACGGTGGAGAAACTAAGCAGCCGAGAAAAGGAGCTCCTGCAGCAGCTACATGAGCAAAAGGAAAAGAATGAT caacagcagcaactttTCGCCGCTTCACAAAAGCAGCAATCCTCCGCCACAGCCAATGCCGCAGCAGTTTCCTCTAATGAGGAGAAGCATGTGCGCGAAATATTCCAGCGTCTATACCCAGAGGCCGTTAATGCTTGTGCCAGCACAGCGCTCAGTGCATCTTTCGAACAGTGGGTGGAACAGATTTTAGCCACACAACTAAAATTGGCAGCAGCTAGTAAAGCTGCTGGCAGCAGTTTCAACAAATCTACACAAtcaagcagcagcaacagtagTAGCGTTAATCACACCCCTTCAACCCACATAAATAACAATTCACATAATGATAACTTAACAAATAATAGCAATAATCGTATCAGTAATAATAGTAGTGAGGAAGGCGGCagtagtggtggtggtggcaaCGATGACGATGCCGGTGAGCTACGTCTGCAGAATACTCAGCTCCGCGCCAAGGTGGATGAGTTAACAAAACTTGTTAcaaaaact AGCAACACATTGTCAGCTCTTGAAGGACACGCTCGCCAAGAACATGAGAAATGGCAAAGCATTTTGTTATCAAAGGAAGAAGAAATTTCCAGGTTACAGCATTCAAATGGAGCGCAG GACATTTAA
- the LOC128870606 gene encoding ribosome-binding protein 1 isoform X1 yields MMDLHLLVIITCVFLASLLSLLFINKFFRRKTFEEIVAEKKALTDKIYAQSKVAIKKSKKQQPTKKDLKREKKKLQREQQKENTEQEDSDAQSEQPSVEDEPQGLSKSHVEFDPDPEVIVGATPEAVRRSSMAEREKENLSGGNSKQKSKKEKKGKSSGILVNKNEPVVVRENLVIEEPANTFEAKQPKDILELKKHEKKDTNKKEKNVKKEKNVAVEKPVSVVVEQQQQPVVEPIAHAHVAKELKQQDDKTRQGSPKTHAAQNGSGSNKTTKQQNKKQNKETAATKELVLALDKLSESDTIGVSLLMNLFRRAELNRSEIQILIDYLLNKQQDTPATHSEWSDDICQKLKRQLEEKEKALAEEQESSMGIQAKLRELRTEINAERAQLNATVKVYVDKIQSKEQEITALNQEMQVLNDKFAQERKQFQAKLLLEKQSGSQDLFAQLQRIQSELGHKDKCINDLTCLVNACNQANEELKQQVSLLEQQREELEQISNNRIFELEKAKALEIENAECKLELHNLQNAHESVKTDLAQARQELETSAARNTELAGNQNQLVALQLKNDELLQQLAGINSKAVEQSMEQSGLQSTLDALKSQLADKENQLADFNAKNSVLLQQLKGLEMQTQLNTQNHYDLQKFIETLQHDVANKHQQLQQVEQTVEKLSSREKELLQQLHEQKEKNDDLRKKNWKLVEALQSAETTARQNKAPTSANASLVQQQQLFAASQKQQSSATANAAAVSSNEEKHVREIFQRLYPEAVNACASTALSASFEQWVEQILATQLKLAAASKAAGSSFNKSTQSSSSNSSSVNHTPSTHINNNSHNDNLTNNSNNRISNNSSEEGGSSGGGGNDDDAGELRLQNTQLRAKVDELTKLVTKTSNTLSALEGHARQEHEKWQSILLSKEEEISRLQHSNGAQDI; encoded by the exons ATGATGGACTTGCACTTATTGGTTATAATCACCTGCGTCTTTCTCGCCTCTCTCTTGTCGCttctttttattaacaaatttttccGTCGCAAAACATTCGAGGAGATCGTTGCCGAAAAGAAGGCACTAACTGATAAAATTTATGCTCAGAGCAAAGTCGCTATAAAGAAGTCGAAAAAACAACAACCTACAAAGAAAGATCTGAAACGTGAAAAGAAAAAGCTACAGCGTGAACAGCAGAAGGAAAATACTGAGCAAGAGGACTCCGATGCACAATCCGAACAGCCATCCGTGGAGGATGAGCCTCAGGGCTTATCTAAATCTCACGTTGAATTCGATCCAGATCCAGAAGTGATTGTTGGCGCTACACCAGAAGCTGTAAGACGCTCTAGTATGGCTGAGCGAGAGAAAGAGAATTTAAGTGGTGGCAACTCGAAGCAGAAATCGAAGAAGGAAAAGAAGGGCAAGTCATCGGGTATTTTGGTCAACAAGAATGAGCCGGTAGTAGTGCGTGAGAATTTGGTGATCGAGGAGCCCGCAAATACGTTCGAAGCGAAACAACCCAAGGATATACTTGAGTTAAAGAAGCATGAGAAGAAGGATACTAACAAGAAGGAGAAGAAtgtcaagaaagaaaaaaatgtcgcaGTTGAAAAACCAGTTTCAGTAGTTGttgaacagcaacaacagccagTAGTCGAACCCATTGCACATGCGCATGTGGCTAAGGAGCTGAAACAGCAGGATGATAAGACTCGTCAAGGTTCACCGAAGACGCATGCAGCACAAAACGGTAGCGGCAGCAACAAAACCACCaagcagcaaaacaaaaagcagaACAAAGAAACTGCCGCCACCAAAGAGTTAGTACTTGCACTTGATAAGCTCTCCGAATCTGATACGATTGGCGTTTCGTTGCTCATGAATCTCTTCCGCCGTGCTGAACTCAATCGTTCAGAGATCCAGATCCTTATCGATTATCTACTAAATAAGCAGCAGGACACACCCGCAACACACTCGGAGTGGTCTGATGATATATGCCAGAAATTGAAACGTCAAttggaagaaaaagaaaaggccTTAGCCGAAGAACAGGAATCTTCTATGGGAATACAGGCCAAATTGCGTGAATTACGCACGGAAATCAATGCTGAACGCGCACAGTTGAATGCCACGGTCAAGGTATATGTTGATAAAATCCAGTCCAAGGAGCAAGAAATAACCGCACTCAATCAGGAAATGCAAGTTTTGAATGATAAATTCGCTCAGGAGCGCAAACAATTCCAGGCCAAGCTTCTACTTGAGAAACAAAGCGGTTCACAAGATTTGTTCGCACAACTGCAACGCATTCAAAGCGAGTTGGGGCACAAGGACAAATGTATCAATGATCTGACTTGCTTGGTGAACGCATGTAACCAGGCAAACGAAGAGCTTAAACAGCAAGTAAGTCTCCTCGAACAGCAACGCGAAGAACTCGAACAAATCTCGAATAATCGTATTTTTGAACTAGAAAAAGCAAAAGCCCTTGAAATCGAAAACGCCGAATGTAAACTAGAATTACATAATTTGCAAAACGCGCACGAATCGGTCAAGACCGATTTGGCGCAAGCACGCCAAGAACTCGAAACGTCTGCGGCGCGAAACACTGAATTGGCAGGCAATCAAAACCAGTTGGTTGCATTGCAGTTAAAGAACGATGAGCTGTTGCAGCAATTGGCCGGTATCAATAGCAAAGCAGTGGAGCAGTCCATGGAGCAATCTGGTTTGCAATCAACACTCGATGCACTCAAGTCGCAATTGGCCGACAAGGAAAACCAATTGGCtgattttaatgcaaaaaattctGTTTTGCTACAGCAATTGAAAGGATTAGAAATGCAAACGCAACTTAATACACAAAACCATTATGATTTGCAGAAGTTTATTGAGACTTTGCAACACGATGTCGCAAATAAGCACCAACAATTGCAACAGGTCGAACAGACGGTGGAGAAACTAAGCAGCCGAGAAAAGGAGCTCCTGCAGCAGCTACATGAGCAAAAGGAAAAGAATGAT GATTTGCGTAAAAAAAACTGGAAGTTGGTTGAAGCTTTGCAAAGTGCTGAAACAACAGCTAGACAAAATAAAGCGCCTACAAGCGCAAATGCAAGCTTAGTT caacagcagcaactttTCGCCGCTTCACAAAAGCAGCAATCCTCCGCCACAGCCAATGCCGCAGCAGTTTCCTCTAATGAGGAGAAGCATGTGCGCGAAATATTCCAGCGTCTATACCCAGAGGCCGTTAATGCTTGTGCCAGCACAGCGCTCAGTGCATCTTTCGAACAGTGGGTGGAACAGATTTTAGCCACACAACTAAAATTGGCAGCAGCTAGTAAAGCTGCTGGCAGCAGTTTCAACAAATCTACACAAtcaagcagcagcaacagtagTAGCGTTAATCACACCCCTTCAACCCACATAAATAACAATTCACATAATGATAACTTAACAAATAATAGCAATAATCGTATCAGTAATAATAGTAGTGAGGAAGGCGGCagtagtggtggtggtggcaaCGATGACGATGCCGGTGAGCTACGTCTGCAGAATACTCAGCTCCGCGCCAAGGTGGATGAGTTAACAAAACTTGTTAcaaaaact AGCAACACATTGTCAGCTCTTGAAGGACACGCTCGCCAAGAACATGAGAAATGGCAAAGCATTTTGTTATCAAAGGAAGAAGAAATTTCCAGGTTACAGCATTCAAATGGAGCGCAG GACATTTAA